In Synechococcus sp. CB0101, a genomic segment contains:
- a CDS encoding Rne/Rng family ribonuclease, whose translation MPQQIVIAEQLRIAAVLTDDRVDELVVAQGRYQIGDVYLGTVENVLPGIDAAFVNIGEGEKNGFIHVTDLGPLRLKKGTLGITELLEPRQKVLVQVMKEPTGTKGPRLTGNLTLPGRFLILQPHGQGVNISRRINAESERNRLRALGVLIKPPGAGLLIRTEAEGVSEELLIDDLEALLRQWEAIQTAAESATPPVLLNRDEDFIHRILRDHYSPDVARIVLDSADGVSRVNAFLGPDQSQVQVEQHLDSSEILEAFKVNAAIRDALKPRVDLPSGGYVIIEPTEALTVIDVNSGSFTRSANARETVLWTNYEAATEIARQLKLRNIGGVVIIDFIDMESRRDQLQVLEHFTAAMRPDSARPQIAQISELGLVELTRKRQGQNIYELFGRACPSCGGLGHVAVLPGKDSLQPLAAAPGLVRSAASARAEVFSPAGAESGSGRRRRGGRGGRGGSDAAELSSYDDTTPAGVSNDAATAAAAEPSSRRPEPELVAVPMDPEQELVYGWLGLNPALLLDPVPAADNLVVRVVRPGEDAEAVLEEARQQLAAAGPRRRRRGRGGANGQGAGSAAPSVHEASPEASASTQTLPVTVEITPLPVETFPSYPSVAVLPDSGLELVAAAAEPEAANGRRVRSRRRSDASAGSPAHAAAAVAVLPVVETGAASDAAPPEPDDASEPRRRRRRSSAAE comes from the coding sequence ATGCCTCAGCAGATCGTCATCGCCGAGCAGCTGCGGATCGCCGCAGTGCTCACCGATGACCGGGTGGATGAACTGGTGGTGGCCCAGGGCCGCTATCAAATTGGCGACGTCTATCTCGGCACCGTTGAAAACGTGCTGCCGGGGATCGACGCCGCGTTCGTGAACATCGGCGAAGGCGAAAAGAACGGTTTCATTCATGTGACCGATCTGGGGCCACTGCGGCTCAAGAAAGGCACCCTCGGCATCACCGAACTGCTGGAGCCGCGCCAGAAGGTGCTGGTGCAGGTGATGAAGGAGCCCACCGGCACCAAGGGCCCTCGCCTCACGGGCAACCTCACCCTGCCGGGCCGTTTTCTGATCCTGCAGCCCCATGGCCAGGGAGTGAACATCTCCCGGCGGATCAATGCGGAAAGTGAGCGCAACCGCCTGCGCGCCTTGGGTGTGCTGATCAAGCCACCCGGCGCTGGCCTGCTGATCCGCACCGAGGCCGAAGGGGTGAGCGAAGAGCTGCTCATCGACGACCTCGAAGCGCTGTTGCGTCAGTGGGAGGCGATTCAGACCGCTGCGGAAAGCGCCACGCCGCCGGTGTTGCTCAACCGCGACGAAGATTTCATCCACCGCATCCTGCGCGATCACTACAGCCCCGATGTGGCGCGGATCGTGCTCGATAGCGCCGATGGCGTGAGCCGGGTGAATGCCTTCCTGGGGCCTGATCAGAGCCAGGTGCAGGTGGAGCAGCATCTCGATTCCAGCGAGATCCTCGAGGCGTTCAAGGTGAACGCCGCCATCCGCGATGCCCTCAAGCCCCGGGTGGATCTTCCCTCAGGCGGCTACGTGATCATCGAGCCCACCGAGGCCCTCACGGTGATCGATGTGAACTCGGGCTCCTTCACTCGCTCGGCCAATGCACGGGAAACCGTGCTCTGGACCAACTACGAGGCCGCCACGGAGATTGCGCGTCAGCTGAAGCTGCGCAACATCGGTGGTGTGGTGATCATCGACTTCATCGACATGGAGTCGCGGCGCGACCAGCTGCAGGTGCTCGAGCACTTCACGGCCGCCATGCGCCCGGATTCGGCCCGCCCCCAGATCGCCCAGATCAGCGAACTGGGGCTGGTGGAGCTGACCCGCAAGCGCCAGGGTCAGAACATTTATGAGCTGTTTGGCCGGGCCTGTCCCAGCTGCGGTGGTCTGGGCCATGTGGCCGTGCTGCCTGGAAAAGACAGCCTCCAGCCCCTGGCAGCCGCACCGGGCTTGGTGCGCTCTGCCGCATCGGCTCGCGCTGAAGTGTTCAGCCCCGCCGGCGCTGAATCCGGCAGTGGCCGCCGCCGCCGTGGTGGCCGCGGTGGCCGTGGCGGTAGCGATGCCGCCGAGCTCAGCAGCTACGACGACACCACGCCGGCGGGCGTCTCCAACGACGCCGCCACCGCTGCCGCGGCAGAGCCTTCGTCGCGGCGCCCGGAGCCTGAGCTGGTGGCCGTGCCGATGGATCCCGAGCAGGAACTGGTGTACGGCTGGCTGGGACTGAATCCAGCCCTGCTGCTGGATCCCGTTCCGGCGGCCGACAACCTGGTGGTGCGGGTGGTGCGTCCTGGAGAGGACGCTGAAGCGGTGCTTGAGGAGGCTCGTCAGCAGTTGGCTGCTGCGGGTCCCCGTCGCCGCCGACGCGGCCGCGGTGGTGCCAATGGTCAGGGGGCTGGATCCGCAGCACCGTCTGTGCATGAGGCATCCCCTGAGGCCTCAGCCTCCACGCAGACCCTGCCGGTCACGGTGGAGATCACACCGCTGCCCGTCGAAACCTTCCCCAGCTATCCCAGCGTTGCGGTGTTGCCCGACAGCGGCCTGGAGCTTGTGGCTGCTGCGGCAGAGCCGGAGGCAGCCAACGGACGGCGGGTGCGGAGTCGGCGCCGCAGCGATGCCTCTGCCGGGTCACCCGCACATGCGGCGGCGGCCGTTGCCGTTCTGCCGGTGGTGGAAACCGGCGCCGCCAGCGATGCAGCGCCACCGGAACCCGACGACGCCTCCGAACCTCGTCGCCGTCGCCGCCGCTCCTCAGCGGCCGAATGA
- a CDS encoding ribonuclease HII: protein MRGRSDPLLQRIAGVDEVGRGCWFGPVFAGAVILPASARSALAAAGLTDSKKLTARRRAQLVPLIQQHAESWALGQASAREIDQVGIRAATERAMLRALQRLSAPPPGLVLVDGVLPLRLWEGPQQTVVRGDSEHLEIAAASVLAKQARDALITRLAARYPAYGLERHAGYGTALHRAAVLEAGPTPLHRRSFLGKVLAA from the coding sequence ATGAGGGGGCGCAGCGATCCCCTGCTCCAGCGGATCGCGGGCGTTGATGAAGTAGGCCGCGGCTGCTGGTTCGGCCCCGTGTTTGCCGGGGCCGTGATTCTCCCGGCTTCGGCGCGATCCGCTCTGGCAGCCGCCGGACTCACCGACAGCAAGAAGCTCACCGCCCGCCGGCGCGCTCAGCTCGTGCCGCTGATCCAGCAGCATGCCGAGAGCTGGGCCCTGGGGCAGGCCTCGGCCCGCGAGATCGATCAAGTGGGCATTCGTGCGGCCACTGAACGGGCGATGCTGCGCGCACTTCAGCGCCTGAGCGCACCGCCGCCAGGGCTGGTGCTGGTGGATGGGGTGTTGCCCTTGCGGCTCTGGGAGGGGCCCCAGCAGACCGTCGTGCGCGGCGACAGTGAACACCTGGAAATTGCCGCCGCCAGTGTTCTCGCCAAGCAAGCCCGCGATGCCCTGATCACCCGCCTGGCTGCGCGCTATCCCGCCTATGGCCTGGAGCGCCATGCGGGCTACGGCACTGCGCTGCATCGCGCTGCCGTGCTGGAGGCCGGGCCGACCCCACTGCACCGGCGCTCGTTTTTGGGCAAGGTGCTGGCGGCTTAG
- a CDS encoding DUF1997 domain-containing protein, translated as MPLAFSASQALQLSVPHQAHLLPDYLNDEERVIGALLDPEQLENLGNSHYRYTVTRLQVFQLQIQPVVELVARRSAERIELEAIDCQLEGLGIVDDFQLTLESWLEASAEGLHGEACLAVSVSQPSLLRLIPVKVLEATGRSLLAGILLGMKTRVQQQLLDDFNAWCLAPAAR; from the coding sequence ATGCCTTTGGCCTTCAGCGCCAGCCAAGCCTTGCAGCTGTCGGTTCCTCACCAGGCCCACCTGCTGCCCGACTACCTCAACGACGAGGAACGGGTGATCGGTGCCCTGCTGGATCCCGAGCAGCTGGAGAACCTCGGCAACAGCCACTACCGCTACACCGTGACCCGGTTGCAGGTGTTCCAGCTGCAGATCCAACCAGTGGTGGAGCTGGTGGCCCGCCGCAGCGCCGAGCGCATCGAACTCGAAGCCATCGATTGCCAACTGGAAGGGCTTGGCATCGTCGACGACTTTCAGCTGACGCTGGAATCGTGGCTGGAGGCGAGTGCAGAAGGCCTCCACGGCGAGGCTTGCCTGGCCGTGAGCGTGAGCCAGCCGAGCCTGTTGCGCCTGATTCCGGTGAAAGTGCTCGAGGCCACCGGCCGCTCGCTGCTGGCGGGCATTCTGCTCGGGATGAAAACCCGCGTGCAGCAGCAGCTGCTGGATGACTTCAACGCCTGGTGCCTGGCCCCCGCAGCGCGCTAA
- the pheA gene encoding prephenate dehydratase — translation MRIAFLGPVGTYGEQAAIRLCELEGIEAPEFMPQVGIRAVVKAVAEGRCDAAVVPVENSVEGGVTACMDALWEHPELRVARALVLPIRHALLGSGPLDGVSEVLSHPQALAQCSQWLGDQLPAALQLPTSSTADAARMVAGSRFRAAIASLQAAQEHGLEVLAYPINDVAGNCTRFLLLRQGERTLAGPMASLAFSLHANRPGALLEALACFARRDLNMTRIESRPSKREMGEYIFFVDLELPKGEEPLHQALAELKPLCEHLALFGGYPMTQLEAGASA, via the coding sequence ATGCGCATTGCATTTCTTGGTCCTGTCGGCACCTATGGCGAGCAGGCTGCAATCCGGCTGTGTGAGCTGGAGGGGATCGAGGCTCCCGAGTTCATGCCACAGGTGGGAATCCGCGCCGTGGTGAAGGCGGTGGCGGAGGGGCGCTGCGATGCCGCTGTGGTGCCGGTGGAGAACTCCGTGGAGGGTGGGGTCACCGCCTGCATGGACGCCCTTTGGGAGCATCCCGAGCTGCGGGTGGCCAGGGCGCTGGTGTTGCCGATCCGCCATGCGCTCTTGGGCAGCGGCCCCCTGGACGGGGTGAGCGAGGTGCTCTCCCACCCCCAGGCCCTGGCCCAGTGCAGCCAGTGGTTGGGTGATCAGTTGCCTGCCGCGTTGCAACTCCCCACCAGTTCCACCGCTGATGCTGCCCGGATGGTGGCGGGCAGCCGCTTTAGAGCCGCGATTGCATCCCTCCAGGCCGCCCAGGAACACGGGCTTGAGGTGTTGGCCTACCCGATCAACGACGTGGCCGGCAACTGCACGCGCTTTTTGCTGCTGCGTCAAGGCGAACGCACCCTGGCGGGCCCGATGGCCAGCCTCGCCTTCTCCCTGCATGCCAATCGCCCAGGGGCCCTGCTCGAGGCCTTGGCCTGTTTTGCCCGCCGCGACCTCAACATGACGCGGATCGAATCACGCCCCTCCAAACGCGAGATGGGCGAATACATCTTCTTTGTGGATCTGGAGCTGCCTAAGGGCGAGGAGCCGTTGCATCAGGCACTCGCTGAGCTGAAACCCCTTTGCGAACACCTGGCGCTTTTCGGGGGATACCCCATGACGCAGCTCGAAGCGGGCGCATCGGCCTAA
- a CDS encoding methyltransferase domain-containing protein, with amino-acid sequence MQVLAVLTPLAGGLMLMVAVLAGLLLIGLLVWSWRDRAFTSTASVADAYDRWTDDQLLERLWGEHVHLGHYGSPPRRRDFRRAKEEFVHELVRWSGLDQLPTGSTVLDVGCGIGGSARILARDYGLNVLGISISPGQIKRAEALTPDGLSCRFAVMDALALDLPDQSFDAVWSVEAGPHMPDKQRYADELLRVLKPGGLLAVADWNRRDPSVKPLNRLERWVMHQLLVQWAHPEFASIPGFRQNLEQSRWSSGSTHERLQVETGDWSRETLPSWIDSILEGARRPAAVLGLGPRAVLMGLRETPTLLLMHWGFDTGMMQFGVFRGRKPA; translated from the coding sequence ATGCAGGTCCTTGCTGTGCTCACCCCCCTGGCGGGGGGGCTGATGCTGATGGTCGCCGTTCTGGCGGGTCTGCTGCTGATCGGGCTGTTGGTGTGGAGCTGGCGTGATCGCGCTTTCACCAGCACCGCCAGCGTGGCTGACGCCTACGACCGCTGGACCGACGATCAATTGCTCGAGCGGCTCTGGGGCGAGCATGTGCACCTCGGCCACTACGGCAGCCCCCCGCGGCGCCGTGATTTCCGCCGGGCCAAGGAAGAGTTCGTCCATGAGCTGGTGCGCTGGAGCGGCCTGGATCAGCTCCCCACCGGCAGCACGGTGCTGGATGTGGGCTGCGGCATCGGTGGCAGCGCCCGCATCCTGGCCCGCGATTACGGCCTCAACGTGTTGGGCATCAGCATCAGCCCAGGACAGATCAAGCGGGCCGAAGCCCTCACCCCCGACGGCCTGAGCTGCCGTTTTGCGGTGATGGATGCCCTGGCCCTGGATCTCCCTGATCAAAGCTTTGATGCGGTGTGGAGCGTGGAAGCAGGCCCCCACATGCCGGATAAACAGCGCTACGCCGATGAATTACTGCGGGTGCTCAAGCCCGGGGGGCTCCTGGCGGTGGCCGACTGGAACCGCCGCGACCCCTCGGTGAAACCCCTCAACCGCCTCGAGCGCTGGGTGATGCACCAATTGCTCGTGCAATGGGCTCATCCGGAATTCGCCAGCATCCCCGGCTTCCGCCAAAACCTCGAGCAGAGCCGCTGGTCCTCAGGCTCAACGCACGAACGTCTTCAGGTGGAGACAGGCGATTGGAGCCGCGAAACCCTGCCCTCCTGGATTGATTCCATCCTCGAAGGCGCACGGCGCCCAGCCGCGGTGCTGGGCCTTGGGCCTCGGGCTGTGCTGATGGGGCTGCGCGAAACCCCCACGCTGCTGCTGATGCACTGGGGCTTCGACACCGGAATGATGCAGTTCGGGGTATTCCGGGGCCGCAAGCCGGCTTAG
- a CDS encoding LON peptidase substrate-binding domain-containing protein, with the protein MTQLAVRELPLFPLPDVVLFPQEVLPLHIFEPRYRMMLRTVLDTDRRFGVVRWDPQEGRMADVGCCAEILQCQTQSDDRSNIVTLGQQRFRVLEVVREAPFKVGLVSWIEDDHPENHDRLSDLSSNVEQALKDVVELTGKLMGKPTSLPTDLPDLPRELSFWIGSHLGGPVADQQQTLLEITDTEERLRQEFELLDETRRQLAARTVLQDTFRDLKEPGDDTDR; encoded by the coding sequence GTGACGCAACTGGCCGTGCGCGAGCTGCCACTGTTCCCGTTGCCCGATGTGGTGCTGTTCCCTCAGGAAGTGCTGCCGCTGCACATCTTTGAGCCGCGCTACCGGATGATGCTGCGCACGGTGCTCGACACCGACCGGCGCTTCGGAGTGGTGCGCTGGGATCCCCAGGAAGGTCGGATGGCGGATGTGGGCTGCTGCGCCGAGATCCTGCAGTGCCAGACCCAATCCGACGACCGCAGCAACATCGTGACCCTCGGCCAGCAGCGCTTTCGTGTGCTCGAGGTGGTGCGCGAGGCCCCGTTCAAGGTGGGGCTGGTGAGCTGGATTGAAGATGACCACCCGGAGAACCACGACCGCCTGAGTGATCTCTCCAGCAACGTGGAGCAAGCCCTCAAAGATGTGGTGGAACTCACCGGCAAGCTGATGGGCAAACCCACCAGCTTGCCCACGGATCTGCCGGATCTACCGCGGGAGCTCTCCTTCTGGATCGGATCCCATCTCGGCGGACCCGTCGCCGATCAACAGCAAACCCTGCTGGAAATCACCGACACCGAAGAGCGACTGCGGCAGGAATTTGAACTCCTGGATGAAACCCGCCGCCAACTGGCAGCCCGCACCGTGCTGCAAGACACTTTCCGGGATTTGAAGGAGCCCGGCGACGACACGGATCGCTGA
- the rpsJ gene encoding 30S ribosomal protein S10, with the protein MSTAIAQQKIRIRLKAFDRRMLDLSCEKIIETADHTAATAIGPIPLPTKRKIYCVLRSPHVDKDSREHFETRTHRRIIDIYSPSAKTIDALMKLDLPSGVDIEVKL; encoded by the coding sequence ATGTCCACCGCTATCGCCCAGCAGAAGATCCGCATCCGCCTGAAGGCGTTTGATCGCCGCATGCTGGATCTCTCCTGCGAAAAAATCATCGAAACGGCCGATCACACCGCTGCAACTGCGATCGGTCCGATCCCCCTGCCCACCAAGCGCAAGATCTACTGCGTGCTGCGCTCGCCCCACGTGGACAAGGACTCCCGCGAGCACTTCGAGACCCGCACCCACCGCCGCATCATCGACATCTACAGCCCTTCGGCCAAGACCATCGATGCCCTGATGAAGCTCGACCTGCCCAGCGGCGTGGACATCGAGGTGAAGCTCTGA
- the tuf gene encoding elongation factor Tu, protein MAREKFERNKPHVNIGTIGHVDHGKTTLTAAITNVLAKKGQAKAQAYDQIDGAPEERERGITINTAHVEYETDGRHYAHVDCPGHADYVKNMITGAAQMDGAILVVAATDGPMAQTKEHILLAKQVGVPALVVALNKCDMVDDEEILELVELEVRELLSSYDFPGDDIPVVKVSGLKALEGDAEWEGKITELMEAVDSGIPEPEREVDKPFLMAVEDVFSITGRGTVATGRIERGVVKVGETVQIVGIKDTRETTVTGVEMFRKLLDEGMAGDNVGLLLRGIQKEDIERGMVLVKPNSIKPHTKFEGEVYVLKKEEGGRHTPFFAGYRPQFYIRTTDVTGQITAFTADDGSNVEMVMPGDRIKMTGELICPVAIEQGMRFAIREGGRTIGAGVVSKIIE, encoded by the coding sequence ATGGCTCGCGAGAAGTTCGAAAGGAATAAGCCCCACGTCAACATCGGCACCATCGGCCACGTTGACCACGGCAAGACCACCCTCACCGCCGCCATCACCAACGTGCTGGCCAAGAAGGGTCAGGCCAAGGCTCAGGCTTACGACCAGATCGACGGTGCTCCGGAAGAGCGTGAGCGCGGTATCACCATCAACACCGCTCACGTTGAGTACGAGACCGACGGTCGTCACTACGCCCACGTGGACTGCCCCGGCCACGCGGACTACGTGAAGAACATGATCACCGGTGCCGCTCAGATGGACGGCGCCATCCTCGTGGTGGCCGCCACCGACGGCCCCATGGCCCAGACCAAGGAGCACATCCTGCTGGCTAAGCAGGTGGGCGTGCCCGCTCTGGTGGTAGCACTGAACAAGTGCGACATGGTGGACGACGAGGAGATCCTCGAGCTGGTGGAACTGGAAGTGCGCGAGCTGCTGAGCAGCTACGACTTCCCCGGCGATGACATCCCCGTGGTGAAGGTGTCCGGCCTGAAGGCCCTCGAGGGTGACGCCGAGTGGGAAGGCAAGATCACCGAACTGATGGAAGCCGTTGACAGCGGCATCCCCGAGCCTGAGCGCGAAGTCGACAAGCCCTTCCTGATGGCTGTTGAAGACGTGTTCTCCATCACCGGTCGCGGCACCGTGGCCACCGGCCGTATCGAGCGCGGTGTGGTGAAGGTTGGTGAAACCGTGCAGATCGTGGGTATCAAGGACACCCGCGAGACCACCGTCACCGGCGTGGAAATGTTCCGCAAGCTGCTCGACGAGGGCATGGCCGGCGACAACGTGGGTCTGCTGCTCCGCGGCATCCAGAAGGAAGACATCGAGCGCGGCATGGTGCTCGTGAAGCCCAACTCCATCAAGCCCCACACCAAGTTCGAGGGTGAGGTGTACGTGCTGAAGAAGGAAGAAGGCGGCCGCCACACCCCCTTCTTTGCTGGCTATCGCCCGCAGTTCTACATCCGTACGACCGACGTGACCGGTCAGATCACCGCTTTCACCGCCGACGACGGCTCCAACGTGGAAATGGTGATGCCCGGTGACCGCATCAAGATGACCGGCGAGCTGATCTGCCCCGTGGCCATCGAGCAGGGCATGCGCTTCGCTATCCGCGAAGGCGGCCGCACCATCGGTGCCGGCGTGGTGTCCAAGATCATCGAGTGA
- the fusA gene encoding elongation factor G: MARAYPLERVRNIGIAAHIDAGKTTTTERILFYSGVVHKIGEVHDGAAVTDWMAQERERGITITAAAISTSWRDHRINIIDTPGHVDFTIEVERSMRVLDGVIAVFCAVGGVQPQSETVWRQADRYSVPRMVFVNKMDRTGADFLKVHGQIKDRLKAKAAPIQLPIGAEGELSGIVDLVKNRAFIYKDELGKDIEETEIPASMADEAAEWRAYLMEAVAETDEALIEKFLEEGELSEEELRKGIREGVLKHGLVPMLCGSAFKNKGVQLLLDAVVDYLPAPVDVPPIQGVLPNGEEAVRPAEDSAPFSALAFKVMADPFGKLTFVRIYSGVLQKGSYVLNSTKDKKERISRLIVLKADDREEVDELRAGDLGAVLGLKDTTTGDTLCVDSDPIVLESLYIPEPVISVAVEPKTKGDMEKLSKALQSLSEEDPTFRVRTDPETNQTVIAGMGELHLEILVDRMLREFKVEANIGAPQVSYRETIRASAKGEGKFARQTGGKGQYGHVVIEMEPGEPGSGFEFVNKIVGGVVPKEYIGPAEAGMKETCQSGVIAGFPMIDVKVTMIDGSYHDVDSSEMAFKIAGSMAFKDGVKKCSPVLLEPMMKVEVEVPEDFLGSVIGDLSSRRGQVEGQSIDDGQSKVQAKVPLAEMFGYATQLRSMTQGRGIFSMEFSHYEEVPRNVAEAIISKNQGNS; the protein is encoded by the coding sequence GTGGCTCGCGCCTATCCCCTAGAACGCGTACGAAATATTGGTATTGCGGCACACATTGATGCCGGTAAGACCACCACAACCGAACGGATCCTGTTCTATTCGGGTGTGGTCCACAAGATCGGTGAGGTGCACGACGGCGCCGCCGTGACCGACTGGATGGCGCAAGAGCGCGAGCGCGGGATCACGATCACCGCGGCCGCCATCTCCACCAGCTGGCGTGATCACCGGATCAACATCATTGATACGCCCGGCCACGTGGACTTCACCATTGAGGTGGAGCGCTCCATGCGTGTGCTCGACGGTGTGATCGCCGTGTTCTGCGCCGTAGGTGGCGTGCAGCCCCAGTCGGAAACCGTCTGGCGCCAAGCGGATCGCTACAGCGTTCCCCGCATGGTGTTCGTCAACAAGATGGACCGCACCGGCGCCGACTTCCTGAAGGTGCACGGTCAGATCAAAGATCGCCTCAAGGCCAAGGCTGCTCCCATCCAGCTGCCGATCGGTGCCGAAGGCGAACTGAGCGGCATCGTCGACCTGGTGAAGAACCGCGCCTTCATCTACAAGGATGAGCTCGGCAAAGACATCGAAGAGACCGAAATCCCGGCCTCGATGGCGGATGAGGCCGCTGAATGGCGCGCCTACCTGATGGAAGCCGTCGCCGAAACCGATGAGGCACTCATCGAGAAGTTCCTCGAAGAAGGCGAACTCAGCGAAGAGGAACTGCGCAAAGGCATCCGCGAGGGCGTGCTGAAGCATGGCCTGGTGCCGATGCTGTGCGGTTCTGCCTTCAAGAACAAGGGCGTCCAGCTGCTGCTCGACGCTGTGGTCGACTACCTGCCCGCACCTGTCGACGTGCCCCCGATTCAGGGTGTGCTTCCCAACGGCGAAGAGGCCGTGCGTCCTGCTGAAGACAGCGCCCCCTTCAGCGCCCTGGCCTTCAAGGTGATGGCCGATCCCTTCGGCAAGCTCACCTTTGTGCGCATCTATTCGGGTGTGCTCCAGAAGGGCAGCTACGTGCTCAACTCCACCAAGGACAAGAAAGAGCGCATCTCCCGCCTGATCGTGCTCAAGGCCGACGACCGCGAGGAAGTGGATGAGCTGCGCGCCGGCGACCTCGGCGCCGTTCTCGGCCTGAAGGACACCACCACCGGCGACACCCTGTGCGTGGATTCCGATCCGATCGTTCTGGAATCCCTCTACATCCCCGAGCCCGTGATCTCGGTGGCCGTGGAGCCCAAGACCAAGGGCGACATGGAGAAACTCTCCAAGGCCCTGCAATCCCTCTCCGAGGAAGACCCCACCTTCCGGGTTCGCACGGATCCGGAAACCAACCAAACCGTGATCGCCGGCATGGGCGAACTCCACCTGGAAATCCTCGTGGACCGCATGCTGCGCGAATTCAAGGTGGAGGCCAACATCGGTGCGCCTCAGGTGTCCTATCGCGAAACCATTCGCGCCAGCGCCAAGGGTGAGGGCAAGTTCGCCCGTCAGACCGGTGGTAAGGGCCAGTACGGCCACGTGGTGATCGAAATGGAGCCCGGCGAGCCGGGTTCAGGCTTCGAATTCGTCAACAAGATTGTTGGCGGTGTCGTGCCCAAGGAGTACATCGGACCGGCAGAAGCCGGCATGAAGGAGACCTGTCAGTCCGGCGTGATTGCAGGCTTCCCGATGATCGATGTGAAGGTCACCATGATCGACGGGTCTTACCATGATGTGGACTCGTCGGAGATGGCGTTCAAGATCGCCGGCTCCATGGCCTTCAAGGACGGCGTCAAGAAGTGCAGCCCTGTACTGCTTGAGCCGATGATGAAGGTTGAGGTGGAGGTGCCTGAGGATTTCCTCGGGTCCGTCATCGGCGATCTCTCCTCCCGTCGCGGCCAGGTTGAAGGGCAGTCCATCGATGATGGTCAGTCCAAGGTCCAGGCCAAGGTGCCTCTGGCCGAGATGTTCGGCTACGCCACCCAGCTCCGATCCATGACCCAGGGTCGGGGTATCTTCTCGATGGAATTCAGCCACTACGAGGAAGTTCCTCGCAATGTGGCAGAAGCCATCATCTCCAAGAATCAGGGCAATTCCTGA